The Deltaproteobacteria bacterium genome includes a region encoding these proteins:
- a CDS encoding GAF domain-containing protein, whose translation MSEKREGLFARAEEVLGLFRKGAEFTQELIRENERLRRELARLEGQQLAASDEQAWEKLRGELLARIESLEGERTGILERLRQVEDENQQFTARYIEIEEENNNLASLYVASFQLHSTLHLQEVLQIIVEIVINLIGAEVFAIYVLDEKTSVLSPVASEGAVLGAFPICRLGEATVGTAVQSGETVCAESLDAGEPGQPIVAIPLRVQERPIGAIAIQRLLQQKDGFSPLDHELFTLLAGHAATAIFAARLYSQSERKLNTIQGFIDLLTK comes from the coding sequence ATGAGCGAGAAGCGCGAGGGGTTGTTCGCCCGGGCGGAGGAGGTGCTCGGGCTGTTCCGCAAGGGCGCCGAGTTCACCCAGGAGCTGATCCGCGAGAACGAGCGGCTGCGGCGGGAGCTGGCGCGCCTGGAGGGCCAGCAGCTCGCGGCCTCCGACGAGCAGGCCTGGGAGAAGCTGCGCGGCGAGCTGCTCGCGCGCATCGAGAGCCTGGAGGGCGAGCGCACCGGCATACTCGAGCGCCTGCGCCAGGTCGAGGACGAGAACCAGCAGTTCACGGCCCGCTACATCGAGATCGAGGAGGAGAACAACAACCTCGCCAGCCTCTACGTGGCGAGCTTCCAGCTCCACTCGACCCTGCACCTCCAGGAGGTGCTGCAGATCATCGTCGAGATCGTGATCAACCTGATCGGCGCCGAGGTCTTCGCGATCTACGTGCTCGACGAGAAGACGAGCGTGCTCTCGCCGGTCGCCTCCGAGGGCGCCGTGCTCGGGGCCTTCCCGATCTGCCGGCTCGGCGAGGCGACGGTGGGCACGGCGGTGCAGAGCGGCGAGACGGTCTGCGCCGAGTCGCTCGACGCGGGCGAGCCGGGCCAGCCGATCGTCGCGATCCCGCTGCGCGTGCAGGAACGGCCGATCGGCGCGATCGCGATCCAGCGCCTGCTCCAGCAGAAGGACGGCTTCTCGCCCCTGGACCACGAGCTGTTCACGCTGCTCGCCGGGCACGCCGCCACCGCGATCTTCGCGGCGCGGCTGTACTCGCAGTCGGAGCGCAAGCTCAACACGATCCAGGGCTTCATCGACCTGTTGACCAAGTGA
- a CDS encoding protein-glutamate O-methyltransferase CheR: protein MSDAEFRMLTELFRSHCGLHFGSESRYLLERRLGRRLLELGLRSFTSYHYTLRSDTSGEGELAWAIDHLTTNETYFLRERQQLEALVQEILPSLQARRGGREGGAVSIWCAGCSSGEEPYSIVMLAAEAGLEPGRDLRVYASDISRQMLHKARRGLYREASFRQTEPWLRQKYFVEKDGQFRIADEVKRHVNFAHLNLLDEKRIALLGVLDVVLCRNVIIYFDLETKRRVVGTFHDKLRPGGYLLLGHSESLINLSTDFALEHLRHDMVYRRPAESDPWHETAERTLLAVDRGPR from the coding sequence ATGAGCGACGCGGAGTTCCGCATGCTGACGGAGCTCTTCCGCTCGCACTGCGGCCTGCACTTCGGGAGCGAATCGCGCTACCTGCTCGAGCGGCGGCTCGGACGCCGGCTCCTCGAGCTCGGCCTGCGCAGCTTCACCTCCTACCACTACACCCTGCGCAGCGACACCAGCGGGGAGGGAGAGCTCGCCTGGGCCATCGACCACCTCACCACCAACGAGACCTACTTCCTGCGCGAGCGCCAGCAGCTCGAGGCGCTGGTGCAGGAGATCCTGCCCTCGCTCCAGGCGCGGCGCGGCGGGCGGGAGGGCGGCGCGGTGTCGATCTGGTGCGCCGGCTGCTCGAGCGGCGAGGAGCCCTACTCGATCGTCATGCTGGCCGCCGAGGCCGGTCTCGAGCCCGGCCGCGACCTGCGCGTCTACGCCTCCGACATCTCGCGCCAGATGCTGCACAAGGCGCGCCGCGGGCTGTACCGCGAGGCCTCCTTCCGCCAGACCGAGCCGTGGCTGCGCCAGAAGTACTTCGTCGAGAAGGACGGCCAGTTCCGGATCGCCGACGAGGTCAAGCGTCACGTCAACTTCGCGCACCTGAACCTGCTCGACGAGAAGCGCATCGCCCTGCTCGGCGTGCTCGACGTCGTGCTGTGCCGTAACGTGATCATCTACTTCGACCTCGAGACCAAGCGGCGCGTGGTCGGGACCTTCCACGACAAGCTGCGTCCGGGCGGGTACCTGCTGCTCGGGCACTCCGAGTCGCTGATCAACCTCTCGACCGATTTCGCGCTCGAGCACCTCCGTCACGACATGGTGTATCGACGGCCGGCGGAGAGCGACCCCTGGCACGAGACGGCCGAGCGCACGCTGCTGGCCGTGGACCGGGGGCCGCGATGA
- a CDS encoding chemotaxis protein CheW — protein sequence MSPASDDAPVELACFEVHGQPYGIDVQHIREIVRAQTVTPLPRAPGLIEGVIDLRGTIVPVIDAGRALGDHPSQEGPRARIAILELDGLVFGLRVDAAADVVAVAAGDVGEPPPLVSQAGYETVRAVVRRADGLPTLVLSLEHLLESVYRSALGGREPPGPERAEPAEP from the coding sequence GTGAGCCCGGCCTCCGACGACGCGCCCGTCGAGCTGGCGTGCTTCGAGGTGCACGGGCAGCCCTACGGGATCGACGTCCAGCACATCCGCGAGATCGTGCGCGCGCAGACGGTGACCCCGCTGCCGCGCGCGCCCGGGCTGATCGAGGGGGTCATCGACCTGCGCGGCACGATCGTGCCGGTGATCGACGCGGGCCGCGCGCTCGGCGACCACCCGAGCCAGGAGGGACCGCGGGCGCGGATCGCGATCCTCGAGCTCGACGGGCTGGTCTTCGGGCTGCGGGTGGACGCCGCGGCCGACGTGGTGGCGGTGGCGGCCGGCGACGTGGGCGAGCCCCCGCCGCTCGTCTCCCAGGCCGGCTACGAGACGGTACGGGCGGTGGTCCGGCGCGCCGACGGGCTTCCGACGCTGGTGCTTTCGCTCGAGCATCTGCTCGAGAGCGTGTACCGCTCGGCCCTCGGGGGCCGCGAGCCGCCGGGTCCCGAGCGGGCGGAGCCTGCGGAGCCCTAG
- a CDS encoding chemotaxis protein CheW — protein MTRAEATGPVEEAAFVERWDDVARRAARRIAGRAGDEAPAELRELLVIWLDGDPYALPIERVREIVRLRPITPVPRVPDAVRGVLSLRGEIVQVLDLRLRLGLPPAALDAARRRQRIVVLHAEDGQLAGLLVDRVSEVLRTPAEALRAPAAREAEAVVALVPHGERFVSLFDVDRLLELERRVERSAVP, from the coding sequence GTGACGCGCGCGGAGGCCACCGGGCCCGTGGAGGAGGCGGCCTTCGTCGAGCGCTGGGACGACGTGGCCCGGCGCGCCGCCCGCCGGATCGCCGGCCGTGCCGGCGACGAGGCGCCGGCCGAGCTGCGCGAGCTGCTCGTGATCTGGCTCGACGGCGACCCCTACGCGCTGCCCATCGAGCGCGTGCGCGAGATCGTGCGGCTGCGCCCGATCACGCCCGTGCCGCGCGTGCCCGACGCGGTGCGCGGGGTGCTCTCCCTGCGCGGCGAGATCGTCCAGGTGCTCGACCTGCGCCTGCGGCTCGGCCTGCCGCCCGCGGCGCTCGACGCGGCCCGCCGCCGGCAGCGGATCGTGGTGCTCCACGCCGAGGACGGGCAGCTCGCGGGCCTGCTGGTGGACCGGGTCAGCGAGGTGCTGCGCACCCCGGCCGAGGCGCTGCGCGCACCCGCGGCGCGCGAGGCCGAGGCGGTGGTCGCGCTGGTGCCCCACGGTGAGCGCTTCGTGTCGCTCTTCGACGTCGACCGCCTGCTCGAGCTCGAGCGGCGCGTCGAGCGGAGCGCCGTCCCGTGA
- a CDS encoding response regulator, translated as MSDPAPEPGPRYDRERLVVVAHADPDAAKSVAEALEEWGLETLVACDGVEAMLAIQRALPRAVVLDAALPKMYGFQVCEIVKRNESLRETRVVLVGAIHKEERYRRAPSDLYGADVYVEPPDLPDALLEILTRFGLPLRADAAPSPLRPAAPYGHVARGAGLRDSRTEPLLGEEPAPAAHPEPPRDDGPARDVTREAPPRGSAPGGRSASAPAPAPRPLVQPADPLAAERAKAERLARIIVSDIVLYNPEKFAAAARAGGDVAVAMRDELEEGRALFRDRIDAQVRAERDHLAEELGRAARARGGR; from the coding sequence GTGTCGGATCCGGCTCCCGAGCCCGGCCCCCGCTACGACCGCGAACGCCTCGTCGTCGTCGCCCACGCCGACCCCGACGCCGCCAAGAGCGTCGCCGAAGCGCTCGAGGAATGGGGCCTCGAGACGCTCGTCGCCTGCGACGGCGTCGAGGCCATGCTCGCGATCCAGCGCGCGCTGCCGCGCGCCGTCGTGCTCGACGCGGCGCTGCCCAAGATGTACGGCTTCCAGGTCTGCGAGATCGTGAAGCGCAACGAGAGCCTGCGCGAGACGCGCGTCGTGCTGGTCGGCGCGATCCACAAGGAGGAGCGCTACCGACGCGCGCCGAGCGACCTCTACGGCGCCGACGTCTACGTCGAGCCCCCCGACCTTCCCGACGCGCTGCTCGAGATCCTGACCCGCTTCGGCCTCCCCCTCCGTGCCGACGCCGCCCCGAGCCCGCTGCGCCCCGCCGCCCCCTACGGCCACGTGGCCCGCGGCGCCGGCCTGCGCGACTCCCGGACCGAGCCCCTCCTTGGCGAGGAGCCCGCGCCCGCGGCGCATCCCGAGCCCCCCCGCGACGACGGGCCCGCGCGCGACGTCACGCGCGAGGCGCCCCCGCGCGGCAGCGCGCCGGGTGGGCGTTCCGCGAGCGCGCCTGCCCCGGCCCCGCGCCCGCTCGTCCAGCCCGCGGACCCCCTCGCCGCCGAGCGCGCCAAGGCCGAGCGCCTGGCCCGCATCATCGTCTCGGACATCGTGCTCTACAACCCGGAGAAGTTCGCGGCGGCCGCGCGCGCGGGCGGCGACGTCGCGGTCGCCATGCGCGACGAGCTGGAGGAGGGCCGGGCCCTGTTCCGCGATCGCATCGACGCCCAGGTGCGCGCCGAGCGCGACCACCTGGCGGAGGAGCTCGGCCGGGCGGCCCGGGCGCGGGGCGGGCGGTGA
- a CDS encoding HAMP domain-containing methyl-accepting chemotaxis protein, with product MTHPDTTPLATVTGPSGRRLLWRVTLLLALSALVNVVVFGFFLARLLDWTPDVWRTFAVMVGIGIVLLPVIAQRFQPSLRALCRWLDRRSGSPEEDLRAFAATIGIGREVLRNSLLLWPLSALAVAVAMRLLEPSVSVLDGLTLLAAGSFAAVFSLPAVSFLIQREVAPIRRHLALAIDDPDRRASAVRGVAIGVRLQGTVVVTTLIPVFAMLCVAHREVATAVDSFAHARQQEWLATAAGAVGRGVTPAGAPVSPTAGRWLLLDDGGRTLAAGGASAAALDPAALGSLAAETGSGRTGSELFAWQRVAPEGPVLVALLPTHALGAGPGALSVELAMLLATGLVLACSAAWLMGREIGRGIAALRVEAGRIAAGDLSRPEVFESDDELGELARAFDRMRHALRETVARVAQAADRVDHAAAELGAVGSAVATAAGEQERAITQARESTDTVQEQAGGITASAQELSASVEESSSSILEMGAAGEELSQTASLLSGKVDEVSTSIEQMIRSVTGMARNVDGLSDAALETQSSVDEMAGSMREVNTNAAETARLSAQVVSVAEGGREKVQETIAGMEAIRDATDTVEQVIRGLGGRAKEIGAIVDVIDDVADETNLLALNAAIIAAQAGEHGRAFSVVAEEIKELADRVMASTKEIGSLIRSVQDESSAAIAAIERGSASVWTGVERSAEAGESLEAITRTARESGQRIAEIVHAVQEQARAADHVRGLMDRVRVSIDQLRHATGEQEQGNEVVLRGTSTMRDVAQQVHRTTEEQARGGNQIRSGIEVVRQAVERIDQALQDQAAACRQSAAFMGRVSDAARANHEAAAQAEHSAGELRAAAGTLREEIQRFRL from the coding sequence GTGACGCACCCCGACACGACTCCGCTCGCCACCGTGACCGGCCCGAGCGGCCGGCGCCTGCTCTGGCGCGTCACGCTGCTCCTGGCGCTCTCGGCCCTGGTCAACGTGGTCGTCTTCGGGTTCTTCCTGGCGCGGCTGCTCGACTGGACGCCCGACGTGTGGCGCACCTTCGCAGTCATGGTCGGAATCGGGATCGTGCTGCTGCCGGTGATCGCGCAGCGCTTCCAGCCGAGCCTGCGGGCGCTGTGCCGCTGGCTCGACCGCCGCAGCGGCAGCCCCGAGGAGGACCTCCGCGCCTTCGCGGCCACCATCGGGATCGGCCGCGAGGTGCTGCGCAACTCGCTCCTCCTGTGGCCGCTCAGCGCGCTCGCCGTCGCGGTCGCGATGCGGCTCCTCGAGCCCTCGGTGAGCGTGCTCGACGGGCTCACCCTGCTGGCGGCCGGGTCGTTCGCCGCCGTCTTCTCGCTGCCGGCGGTGAGCTTCCTGATCCAGCGCGAGGTCGCGCCGATCCGCCGCCATCTGGCGCTGGCGATCGACGACCCCGACCGGCGTGCCTCCGCCGTGCGTGGCGTGGCGATCGGGGTGCGGCTCCAGGGCACCGTGGTCGTGACGACCCTGATCCCGGTGTTCGCGATGCTCTGCGTCGCCCACCGCGAGGTGGCGACCGCGGTCGACTCGTTCGCGCACGCCCGCCAGCAGGAGTGGCTCGCCACGGCCGCGGGCGCCGTCGGGCGCGGCGTGACCCCGGCCGGCGCGCCGGTCTCGCCGACGGCGGGCCGCTGGCTGCTGCTCGACGACGGCGGCCGCACGCTCGCCGCGGGTGGGGCATCGGCGGCGGCCCTGGACCCCGCGGCGCTCGGCTCGCTCGCCGCCGAGACGGGCAGCGGCCGCACCGGCTCGGAGCTCTTCGCCTGGCAGCGCGTGGCGCCCGAGGGCCCGGTGCTGGTCGCGCTGCTGCCGACCCACGCGCTCGGGGCCGGCCCGGGCGCGCTCTCGGTCGAGCTCGCGATGCTGCTCGCCACCGGCCTCGTGCTCGCCTGCTCGGCCGCCTGGCTGATGGGGCGCGAGATCGGGCGGGGCATCGCGGCGCTGCGGGTCGAGGCCGGCCGCATCGCGGCGGGCGATCTCTCGCGGCCGGAGGTCTTCGAGTCCGACGACGAGCTCGGCGAGCTCGCGCGCGCCTTCGACCGCATGCGCCACGCGCTGCGCGAGACGGTGGCGCGCGTCGCGCAGGCGGCGGACCGCGTCGACCACGCGGCCGCCGAGCTCGGCGCGGTCGGCTCGGCGGTCGCCACCGCCGCCGGCGAGCAGGAGCGCGCGATCACGCAGGCCCGCGAGTCGACCGACACCGTGCAGGAGCAGGCGGGTGGGATCACCGCCTCGGCGCAGGAGCTGTCCGCGTCGGTGGAAGAGTCCTCGAGCTCGATCCTCGAGATGGGCGCGGCCGGCGAGGAGCTGAGCCAGACCGCCTCGCTGCTCTCGGGCAAGGTGGACGAGGTCTCGACCTCGATCGAGCAGATGATCCGCAGCGTGACCGGGATGGCGCGCAACGTGGACGGCCTCTCGGACGCCGCCCTGGAGACGCAGTCGTCGGTCGACGAGATGGCGGGCTCGATGCGCGAGGTGAACACCAACGCGGCCGAGACGGCGCGCCTCTCCGCGCAGGTGGTCTCGGTGGCCGAGGGCGGGCGCGAGAAGGTGCAGGAGACGATCGCCGGCATGGAGGCGATCCGTGACGCCACCGACACCGTCGAGCAGGTGATCCGCGGGCTCGGCGGCCGCGCCAAGGAGATCGGCGCGATCGTGGACGTGATCGACGACGTCGCCGACGAGACGAACCTGCTCGCGCTCAACGCCGCCATCATCGCGGCCCAGGCGGGCGAGCACGGGCGCGCGTTCTCGGTGGTCGCCGAGGAGATCAAGGAGCTCGCCGACCGCGTGATGGCGAGCACCAAGGAGATCGGCTCGCTGATCCGCTCGGTGCAGGACGAGAGCAGCGCGGCGATCGCGGCGATCGAGCGCGGCAGCGCGAGCGTGTGGACCGGGGTCGAGCGCTCGGCAGAGGCCGGCGAGTCGCTGGAGGCGATCACGCGCACCGCGCGCGAGAGCGGCCAGCGCATCGCCGAGATCGTGCACGCCGTGCAGGAGCAGGCGCGCGCGGCCGATCACGTGCGCGGCCTGATGGACCGGGTCCGCGTCAGCATCGACCAGCTGCGCCACGCGACGGGCGAGCAGGAGCAGGGCAACGAGGTGGTGCTGCGCGGCACGTCCACGATGCGTGACGTGGCCCAGCAGGTGCACCGCACCACCGAGGAGCAGGCGCGCGGCGGCAACCAGATCCGCTCGGGCATCGAGGTGGTGCGCCAGGCGGTGGAGCGCATCGACCAGGCGCTCCAGGACCAGGCGGCCGCCTGCCGCCAGTCGGCCGCGTTCATGGGGCGCGTGTCGGATGCGGCGCGCGCCAACCACGAGGCCGCCGCGCAGGCGGAGCACTCGGCGGGCGAGCTGCGCGCGGCCGCGGGGACGCTGCGCGAGGAGATCCAGCGCTTCCGCCTGTAG
- the cheB gene encoding chemotaxis-specific protein-glutamate methyltransferase CheB, producing the protein MKAQQKIRVLVIDDSAFSRRTIARMLERSPLCEVVAAAADGEEALRQTLRLEPDLITLDLEMPRMDGFTFLRLVMSRCPTPVIVISGRKGDQDVFRALDFGAVDFIAKPTPRAGPELEQIEQELLRKVHAVRELRIEKVRERLEAQPAVRVPVPRASSAPQLVAVGSSTGGPAALMQILGSFVRAPGASLVVAQHMPAGFTRGFAERIHRLTPFEAREAEDGDEPGPGRVLVAPGGQHLEFERSGGRTVVRLVAAAPADKYAPSVDRLFASAAKHYGGSDLLAIVLTGMGDDGRRGVAAVKAAGGRVVAESEETAVVFGMPQQAIRSGAVDAVLPLAQIPVAIESGVEAAMAIPGARRGPA; encoded by the coding sequence ATGAAGGCCCAGCAGAAGATCCGCGTGCTGGTGATCGACGACTCGGCCTTCAGCCGCCGCACGATCGCGCGGATGCTGGAGCGCTCGCCCCTCTGCGAGGTGGTGGCGGCGGCCGCGGACGGCGAGGAGGCGCTGCGCCAGACCCTGCGCCTCGAGCCCGACCTGATCACGCTCGACCTCGAGATGCCGCGCATGGACGGCTTCACCTTCCTGCGCCTGGTGATGAGCCGCTGCCCGACGCCGGTGATCGTGATCAGCGGCCGCAAGGGCGACCAGGACGTGTTCCGTGCCCTCGACTTCGGCGCGGTGGACTTCATCGCGAAGCCGACGCCGCGCGCCGGGCCCGAGCTCGAGCAGATCGAGCAGGAGCTGCTGCGCAAGGTGCACGCCGTGCGCGAGCTGCGGATCGAGAAGGTGCGCGAGCGGCTGGAGGCCCAGCCGGCGGTACGCGTGCCGGTGCCGCGGGCGTCCTCGGCGCCGCAGCTGGTGGCGGTGGGCTCGTCGACCGGCGGGCCGGCGGCGCTGATGCAGATCCTGGGCTCGTTCGTGCGCGCTCCGGGCGCGTCGCTGGTCGTGGCGCAGCACATGCCGGCCGGCTTCACGCGCGGCTTCGCGGAGCGGATCCACCGGCTCACGCCCTTCGAGGCCCGCGAAGCGGAGGACGGCGACGAGCCGGGGCCGGGTCGTGTGCTGGTGGCGCCCGGCGGCCAGCACCTCGAGTTCGAGCGCAGCGGCGGCCGCACGGTGGTCCGCCTCGTCGCGGCCGCGCCCGCCGACAAGTACGCGCCCTCCGTGGACCGCCTCTTCGCGTCCGCGGCCAAGCACTATGGCGGCAGCGATCTCCTGGCGATCGTGCTGACCGGGATGGGCGACGACGGGCGCCGCGGGGTCGCGGCGGTCAAGGCCGCCGGCGGGCGCGTGGTGGCGGAGTCGGAGGAGACGGCGGTGGTCTTCGGGATGCCGCAGCAGGCGATCCGAAGCGGCGCCGTCGACGCGGTGCTGCCGCTGGCGCAGATCCCGGTGGCCATCGAGTCGGGCGTCGAGGCGGCGATGGCGATCCCAGGGGCTCGGAGGGGGCCAGCATGA
- a CDS encoding response regulator: MTRHRILIVEDSPTMRQLLVFALKRLKDVDIVEAQDGMDGLRKVTSDHFDLALVDINMPVMDGLKLISLIRGEEGLKGMPIIVITTEGAREDRERALALGADEYLTKPIQANKVLQVAKALLKLG; this comes from the coding sequence ATGACCCGTCATCGCATCCTGATCGTCGAAGACAGCCCCACGATGCGGCAGCTCCTGGTGTTCGCCCTGAAGCGCCTCAAGGACGTCGACATCGTCGAGGCCCAGGACGGCATGGACGGCCTGCGCAAGGTGACCAGCGACCACTTCGACCTGGCGCTCGTGGACATCAACATGCCCGTGATGGACGGCCTGAAGCTGATCAGCCTGATCCGCGGCGAGGAGGGCCTGAAGGGCATGCCGATCATCGTGATCACGACCGAGGGTGCGCGCGAGGACCGCGAGCGCGCGCTGGCGCTCGGCGCCGACGAGTACCTGACCAAGCCGATCCAGGCCAACAAGGTGCTGCAGGTGGCCAAGGCCCTGCTGAAGCTCGGGTGA
- a CDS encoding HEAT repeat domain-containing protein produces MNVADPRDRASILEDLASTDEELRRLAVERLPLLPAPEALPILAGRLGDASWRVRKSAVECLVQAPEDWPLASHLLAALADDENPGRRNAAVEALVRIGPRMIEPLLGAAGSPDVDVRKLVVDTLAGIGSERAVPQLVGMLDDPDPNVRAATADALGAIGGGEAVRALCGLALGADHDTLVRFSALRALARLETPLPAAALKSALADPVLRPVAFAVLGHGDEPESADALLAGLAAPSRSSREAAIEALLRVAARADAATAEQLLGRVRRAALAAPACIEDAIERLADAELGVRLLLVQFLGVVRAPASVAALLGAAQDEALTEVALATLTGFGDDVEALLDERWPALPVEARAHACELLGRRTSALGTARLVAALDDLDPTVRIAAARGLTRRADPLALRALVRRLEATAHDPEPEAQDEREAVTGALVAIAIAAAEDARRTTLEILAAGFDGAAEPVRLAVACVLREVAGPEHAEHMSLLVQDPSPVVRRAAVAALARMGAASAAEMLHLALADEDAAVRIAAASALGEAPDIHTLPDLERLLADDDAGVRAAGVRALAALPPALLADAAVRERVAALLSGALGDVAPVAIAAVESFERVGGSLGLAPVRTVIAHADPEVVQSVVRCLQRHGAEDDVQALLPLLGHPHWAVRADAIQAFGERRMRSALPPVLRRLELEQDEFVRDVLLRTLARLEEG; encoded by the coding sequence GTGAACGTCGCGGACCCCCGGGATCGCGCGAGCATCCTCGAGGATCTCGCCAGCACCGACGAGGAGCTCCGGCGACTCGCCGTCGAGCGGTTGCCGCTCCTGCCCGCCCCCGAGGCACTGCCGATCCTGGCCGGCCGGCTCGGCGACGCGAGCTGGCGCGTGCGCAAGAGTGCGGTCGAATGCCTGGTGCAGGCGCCCGAGGACTGGCCGCTCGCGAGCCACCTGCTGGCCGCGCTGGCCGACGACGAGAACCCCGGCCGCCGGAATGCCGCGGTCGAGGCGCTGGTGCGCATCGGCCCGCGCATGATCGAGCCGCTCCTCGGCGCGGCCGGGAGCCCCGACGTCGACGTGCGCAAGCTGGTCGTCGACACGCTGGCCGGGATCGGCAGCGAGCGGGCGGTGCCGCAGCTCGTGGGCATGCTCGACGACCCGGACCCGAACGTGCGCGCGGCCACCGCCGACGCGCTCGGCGCGATCGGCGGTGGCGAGGCGGTGCGGGCGCTCTGCGGGCTCGCGCTCGGCGCGGACCACGACACGCTCGTGCGTTTCTCGGCGCTGCGCGCGCTGGCGCGGCTCGAGACGCCGCTGCCGGCCGCGGCGCTCAAGTCCGCGCTCGCCGACCCGGTGCTGCGCCCGGTCGCCTTCGCGGTGCTCGGACACGGCGACGAGCCGGAGTCCGCCGACGCCCTGCTCGCCGGCCTCGCCGCGCCTTCGCGGAGCTCCCGCGAAGCGGCCATCGAGGCACTGCTGCGGGTGGCCGCGCGCGCCGACGCCGCGACCGCCGAGCAGCTCCTCGGCCGCGTGCGGCGGGCGGCGCTCGCCGCTCCCGCCTGCATCGAGGACGCGATCGAGCGGCTGGCGGACGCCGAGCTCGGGGTGCGGCTCCTGCTGGTGCAGTTCCTCGGCGTCGTGCGCGCGCCCGCGAGCGTCGCGGCGCTGCTCGGCGCCGCGCAGGACGAGGCGCTCACGGAGGTGGCGCTCGCCACCCTCACCGGCTTCGGCGACGACGTGGAGGCGCTGCTCGACGAGCGCTGGCCCGCGCTCCCCGTCGAGGCGCGGGCGCACGCCTGCGAGCTGCTCGGCCGCCGCACGAGCGCGCTCGGCACGGCGCGGCTCGTGGCGGCCCTCGACGACCTCGACCCGACGGTGCGGATCGCGGCCGCGCGCGGACTCACGCGCCGCGCGGATCCGCTCGCCCTGCGCGCGCTGGTCCGGCGGCTCGAGGCGACCGCCCACGATCCCGAGCCCGAGGCGCAGGACGAGCGCGAAGCCGTGACCGGAGCGCTGGTCGCGATCGCGATCGCCGCGGCCGAGGACGCGCGGCGCACCACCCTCGAGATCCTGGCGGCGGGCTTCGACGGGGCGGCGGAACCGGTGCGCCTCGCGGTGGCGTGCGTGCTGCGCGAGGTCGCCGGCCCCGAGCACGCCGAGCACATGTCGCTGCTCGTGCAGGACCCGAGCCCCGTCGTGCGTCGCGCGGCGGTGGCCGCGCTGGCCCGGATGGGCGCAGCGTCCGCTGCCGAGATGCTGCACCTGGCGCTCGCCGACGAGGACGCGGCCGTGCGCATCGCCGCCGCCTCGGCGCTCGGCGAGGCGCCCGACATCCACACGCTTCCCGACCTCGAGCGCCTGCTCGCGGACGACGACGCGGGCGTGCGCGCGGCGGGAGTCCGCGCGCTCGCTGCGCTGCCGCCCGCGCTGCTCGCGGACGCCGCGGTGCGCGAGCGGGTCGCGGCCTTGCTCAGCGGCGCACTCGGCGACGTCGCGCCGGTCGCGATCGCGGCCGTCGAGTCCTTCGAGCGGGTCGGCGGCTCGCTCGGGCTCGCGCCGGTCCGCACCGTGATCGCGCACGCCGACCCGGAGGTCGTGCAGAGCGTGGTGCGCTGCCTCCAGCGCCACGGCGCCGAGGACGACGTGCAGGCCCTGCTGCCGCTGCTCGGGCACCCCCACTGGGCCGTGCGTGCCGACGCGATCCAGGCCTTCGGCGAGCGCCGCATGCGCTCGGCGCTGCCGCCGGTGCTCCGGCGCCTCGAGCTCGAACAGGACGAGTTCGTGCGCGACGTGCTGCTGCGCACGCTCGCGCGACTCGAGGAGGGCTAG